The Vicinamibacteria bacterium sequence AGGCCAGCAAGCATGGTGGCGCCGGCTACGACCTTCCCCGCGGGGGTGGCAGGGACCATGTCCCCGTAGCCGGTGGTGGTGATGGTCACGATGCACCACCACATGGTCGCGGGGATGTGCACGAAGAGGGTGCCCGGAACCTGCTCCTCCGCGTAGAACTCCAGGGTGCTGAAGATCGTCACCGCGGAGAAGAGGGCGATGAAGTAGATCTGCAGGTCCATGCGGAGGGTGTTGAGGCGCTGCTCCTTGCGCTTCTCCAACTGTTGGGCGGCGACCTTGGCCAGCTTGAGCACGCGCAGGATCCGCATCAGCCTCAGGAAGCGCAGCACCCTGAGAACACGGGCCACCTTGAGGGCCCGTATGTCCAGCATGAGGAGGATGGTGGGGGCGATGGCCAGGAAGTCGATAATGCCCCAGCCGAGAAGGTACTTCTTGCGGTCTTCCGCCACGTAGATATTGATGAGGAACTCGGCCGTGAAAATGGAGACGATCACGATCTCCGACCACTCGAAGATCAGCTCGTACTGGACGTAGAGGTCCTGCATCGAGGCCAGGGTGACGGATATGACGGAGACGAAGATCAAGACCATGATGAAGGCGTGCATCTCG is a genomic window containing:
- a CDS encoding potassium channel family protein, whose translation is MNALRRAGQRIDHALREGFANEHSALYREMHAFIMVLIFVSVISVTLASMQDLYVQYELIFEWSEIVIVSIFTAEFLINIYVAEDRKKYLLGWGIIDFLAIAPTILLMLDIRALKVARVLRVLRFLRLMRILRVLKLAKVAAQQLEKRKEQRLNTLRMDLQIYFIALFSAVTIFSTLEFYAEEQVPGTLFVHIPATMWWCIVTITTTGYGDMVPATPAGKVVAGATMLAGLALFGLLMNVVGKAMLSSLFGSTDLDAHDETVRRAEAAAVGKQGRPGGEAPSEAAVAPGRPGSTAEMTCSCGQALNPLWRLCPHCGTPTPRGARTAPG